ATATCGTTCTGATGAGCGAGGCGGCGTTCCTGCAGTCCTATTACGTCGAGGTCGGCTTCGCGCCGGATGGCGGCTGGACGGCGATGCTGCCCGAACGGATCGGGCCGGCCCGGGCGGTGGCGATCCAGGCGCTCAACCGTCGGATCGAGGCACCGGAGGCGCTGGCGCTGGGCCTGGCGAGCGAGGTGGTCGCGGAGGATGCGCTGGACGCGGCCGTGTCGCGGACCATCGAGACGTTGCGGACAAAGGAGAGGCACAGCCTGTCGGCGACGCGGCGGCTCGTTTGGGACGAGGCCCGCAGGGCGGCGATCGCGGCGAGGCTCGAGGCCGAGAAGGACACGTTCTGCGCGCTCGTCGGCAGGCCCGATGTCGCGAACCGTATGCGCGCTTTCGTGGACCGGCGCTGAAGACGCCGGCGGAAACGATAGGCGCCGAGGGAGGAACCATTGCTTCACGTCACCGACATGACCGCCAAGCGCGCCGAACTGACGCCCGATCACGTCGCCTTCGTCGACGACGAGACCGGTCGGGAGCTGACTTTTGCCGCGGTCAACGAACGGGCGGAGCGTCTTGCCCGTGGCCTGCTGTCATTGGGTGCGCGGGAGGGCGACCGGATCGGAATCCTCTGCCACAACCGGCCGGATTTCTTCGTCTTCCTGTTCGCGTGCCAGAAGGCACGGCTGATCCTGGTGCCGCTCAACTGGCGCCAGCCGCCGGCCGAATTGCTGCCGCTGGTCGAACAGGCCGACATCACCATCCTGGCCGTCGACGGCGCGTTCCAGGCTGTCGCCGACGCGCTTGCCAAGGCCCGCAAGCTCCTGCGCCTCGGCATGGAGCCGGACGTCGCCGCCGAGGCAGACCTGGAAACGCTGATCGCCGAGTGCCCGGCTGGTCCCCTCGACACGCGGCCGGTCTCGACCACCGACCCGTGGTATCTGCTCTATACCTCCGGCACGACCGGATTGCCGAAGGCCGTCATCCAGACCCCGGCGATGGCCTGGGCGAACACGGTCAACTATGCGCAGGCCGTCGATCTCGTCTCCACCGACTGGTCGCTCAATTTCCTGCCGCTGTTCCATACCGGCGGCATCAACCTGCCGACGCTGCCCCTGTTCCTGATGGGCGGGCGCAGCCGGATCCTGAGGAAATTCGATGCCGGCGACGTGCTCGATCTCGTCGACCGCGGCGAGGTGACCTCGTTTTTCGGCGTGCCCGCGATCTATCAGGCGATGGCGCTGCACGAGCGCTTCGCCGACACCGATTTTTCGGCCGTGCGCTCCTTCGCCTGCGGCGGCGCGCCGCTGCCGGAACCGCTGATCCGCACCTTCGCGGCCCGTGGCGGGCTGGTTTGCAACGGCATGGGCATGACCGAAACCGGGCCGACCGTGTTCCTGAACGACCGGGCCCATGCGGAAAGCAAGATCGGCTCGGTCGGCAAGCCGCAGATGCTCGCCGAAACCCGTATCGTCGCGGCCGACGGCGCGGTGATCGACGGGGCGGGGGAGGGCGAGCTGCAGATCCGCGGCCCCGGCGTGACGCCCGGCTATCGCGGCAACCGCGAAGCGACCGAAGCCGCCTTCACCGAAGACGGCTGGCTGAAGACCGGTGACGTCGCCCGTCGCGACGCGGACGGGTACTATTTCATCGTCGACCGCATCAAGGACATGTACATTTCCGGCGGCGAGAACGTGTATCCGGCCGAGGTGGAACGTGTGCTCGTGGCCTTTGACGGGGTGCTGGAGGCCGCCGTCATCGGCGTCGCCGACGAGCGCTGGGGGGAGGTCGGCGAGGCCTTCCTGATCGCCCGTCCCGACATGGACATCGATGTCGAGGCGCTGCCGGCGTGGTGCCGCGAGCAGCTTGCCGCCTACAAGATCCCGAAACGCTACCACGTGGTCGCGGACATGCCCCGTACCGCCGCCGGGAAGATCCAGAAGCACATGCTCAGAAAGCTGGTTCCATGACGACCACCGCGTCCGCCGTCACCGAGGTCTGGACGCCGCGACAGGCGGATTTCGACCGCTTTGCGGACTTGTCGGGCGACGACAATCCGATCCATGTCGATCCGGAATTCTCGGCGCGCACCCGCTTCGGCCGCACCGTCTCGCACGGCATGCTGCTCTATTCGCGCGTCTGGGCCCTGATCCGGCGGCACTGGCCGGAGGCGGAGCACGCCGGGCAGGCGCTGATGTTTCCCGCCCCGTCCTATGCCGACGAGCCACTGGTCATCACGATCGCGCCGACACGGGACGATCCGGCTCGATTGACGATCACGATCGCCCGCCAGGCCGATGGCGAGGTGACGCTCCAGGGCGAATGCCGGCTGCGCAAGGAGGCTGTCTGATGCTCGAGCGCGGCCAGACCGCAAGCGTCACCCGCACCTACAGGTCCGGCGACCGGGCGGTGTTCGCCGCCCTTGCCGGTCACGACGGGGCGCTGCCCTCGCATGTGCCGGGACCGTTGATCGGGGCGCTGTTCTCCTATCTGCTCGGCGTCGAACTGCCGGGCTTCGGCACGAACTACCTCAAGCAGGAGATGCGGTTTCTGCGGCCCGCGCCCTACGACGAGCCGCTGACCGCGCGGGTGACCGTCACGAAGCTTCGGCCCGAGAAGCATCTGGTCGATCTGGAGACCGTCTGCGAGACGGCCGACGGAACCCGCCTGTGCGAGGGGCGGGCGCTCGTCTATGTCGAGGATGTCGGGGCCTGAACGGCTCGCGACCTTTGCGTGAGGCGCTAGGGCGACACAGACTTGAGGTAAGCGATGAGGTTCATGCGGTCGACCGGATCGGTCACCAGGACGTACATATTGGCGCCCGGCACGAGCTTCTGCGGATTCTTCAGCCAGGCGTTCAGGGTCCGCTCTTCCCAGACCTCGCCATACGCCACCAAGGCATCCGAATAGGAGAAGCCCGGGACCGTGCCCGCCTTGCGCCCGTAGACGCCGCCAAGGCGCGGGCCGTTCTTGTTCACGCCAATATCGTGGCAGCCCGAGCAGGAATTGGTGAAGTAGGACAGCCCGGCGGCGGCGTCGCCTTCCACGACCAGCGACACATTTCGTTTCACACGCTTGTTGCCCCGGCCCTTCGCTCGCCAGACGAGCCGCAAGTCATAGATACCCGGGGCCAGCGCGCCGATCCTGGCATCGTTCGGGGTGACGACGACCCTCTTGGCCCGCTTCCGCGCCTTGCCGGACGGTGGAGTGCCCGTGAACATGGTCTTGCGGGACCGCAGGACCCATGTCCGCTTTCCCGCCGTCGTCGACACCCGGTATTTCAGCTTCCTCGGCTCGTAGACGCCGTCCTGGGCGCGGTAGATGGTCTTCGGATTCCTGGGCTTTACCAGCAGGTCTCCCGCCTGCGCGGCAACCGGGGACAGGGTGCACGCGGCGAAGATCGCGGCGAGGACGCAAAACGTTGCGATCGGGTGTTTCACGCATCCCCCGATGCCGATTGTCCGGCGTTCGTCTGCCTGTTGCGCGCATTCGCCGATCCGATGCGGAACGGGGCTTGTGCGAGTATCGCAGGCAGTGAACCGCTTTCGTCCAAACAAAACGGAAACCGGATCCCCGGGATTTTAGCCAAGCCGGCCGTCTCGGCCGTGCGGTCCGCGCAGACCCGTCTACCCCATGAAATCGGACAGCATTGCCCTGAAGGCGGCGGGCTCTTCCAGATGCGGGGCGTGGCCCGAGCGCGGAAATTCGACAAGCCGGCCGTTCTGCAGGCGATCGCGCTGCCACCGGGCCACATCCGACCCGTACAGGGCGCTGCGGGCGCCGTGGGCCAGCAGCACTGGAATGTCGATGTGGCCGATCGTGTCGCGAAAGTCCTGCGCGGTGAGCGAGGCCCACATCGGGGCCAGCATGGCCGGATCGGCTGCGGCGATCTGTTGTTCCGCGAAGGCCAGCAGGTCTCGGTCCGCGGGCAGGCCGCGGGCGAAGATGCGCTTGGCGATGCGCGGGGCGATTTCCGGCCAGTGATGTTCGATAGATTTCCGGACACCGACGTTGCGCGCGGCGTCCAGGCCGTCGCTCAGGCCCAGATGCCAGGCGTCGTCGTTGAGGACCTTCGGTGTCATGTCGATGGCGACGAGACCGGCGAGGCGGCTTGTGCCGTGACGCTTGATCATCGCGTAGGCGACATGCGCGCCCATCGACCAGCCGACGATGATGACGTTCTCGAATCCGCGCTCGGCGATATAGCCGGCGACGGCGTCGGCGGCGGCCTCGATGGTCAGCGCGGGACCATCCCGGCCGGTTCGTCCGTGGCCCGGCAGATCGGGCGTGACGACGCGGGCGACCGAGCGGAACGCCTCGACCTGCGGCCCGAAGAAACCGCCGTGGCAGGACCAGCCGTGCAGGCACAGGAGGGGACGCCCCTCGCCGGCCTCGATGACGTGCATGTCTCCGCTCACCTGACGCCGCTCACTTGGCCGACTGGCTTTCGGCGCCGCGCAGGCGCCCGACGATGCCGGCGGGGAAGAAGTAGACGCTGAGCACGAACAGGAGGCCGAGCCAGAGGAGCCAGCGGTCCGGCGACAGCAGCGCGGAGAGCAGCGGGATCGGCGCCGTGGCGTCGGAGGCGACGGCCATCAGCTCGTGCAGGTAGGTCTGGGCGAGGATGAAGATGGTCGCGCCGATGACCGCGCCGTACATCGTGCCCATGCCGCCGATCACCACCATCAGCAGGATGTCCACCATGATTTCCAGCGACAGCGTCGTCGCCGGGCCGGTATAGCGCAGCCAGACGGCGAGCAGGACGCCGGCGAGCGCGGCGATCATCGCCGACAGGACGGTCGCGAGCGTGCGGTAGGTCACCACCCGATAGCCGATCGCCTCGGCGCGGAAGGCATTCTCGCGGACGGCCTGCAGCACGCGGCCGAACGGCGAATTGACGAAGCGCAGCATCAGCAGGAACAGGGCGAGCGAGACGAAGAAGACGAAGTAGTAGGCGAGCAGCTTGCCGTCGACGCGCACGCCGAACAGCCTGTCGTCCAAGAGCTTGAAGGCGGGCGTGAGTTCGCGCGGGATCTTGTAGTTGAGCCCGTCCTCGCCGCCGGTGAGGCCGGAGAGCTGCGAGACCAGCACCAGAAAGGCGCTGGCGACGGCGAGTGTCACCATGGCGAAGAAGATCGCCTTCACCCGCAGCGAGAACAGCCCGATCAGAAACGCCAGGCCGGCGGCGACCAGGGACCCGGCGATCGCGCCGACGAGGATTGACCCGAAGCTCGCGCCCAGGTGGTTCAGCGCGATCGCCGCGCCATAGGCGCCGATGCCGAAGAACATGGTGTGGGCGAAGGAAACAATGCCGGTATAGCCGAGCAGCAGGTCGTAGCTCGCCACCAGGACGACGAAGATGCAGATGCGCGCCGCCGTTTCCAGCGAGCGGGTGCCGGGAAACAGGAACGGGGCGAGCAGCAGCGATACGAAGATCACCAGGAGCACGATCGTCAGCACCCTGCTGCGGGGGGTATCGCCGGACAGGAGGTTTGCGAGCATGGCCGGCCTCACTTCGCCTTGACGACGGGGTAGAGCCCCTGCGGGCGCCACATCAGGACGACGACCATCAGTGCGATCGTCGAGACCAGGGCGACCTTGGGCGACAGGAAGGCGACATAGTTGGACAGCAGGCCGACCAGGAGCGCGCCGATGAAGCAGCCCTCGACAGATCCGAGGCCGCCGATGATGACCACGATGAAGACGAGCACCATGATCTCCGAGCCCATGTGCGCGGTGATGGTCTCCTGGTAGAGCCCCCACATGACGCCGCCGAGCCCGGCAAGCGCCGAACCGACGATGAAGACGGCCAGAAACAGCCGCTGGATACGGTAGCCCAGCGCCTCGACCATCTCGCCGTTCTCGACCCCGGCGCGGACCAGAAGGCCGACCTTGGTGCGGTTCAGCGCCAGCCGCATGCAAACGAACACGGCGAGGCCGATGACGACGGCGACGAGGCGGTACTTCTCGATCGCGGCCTCTCCGATCACCACCGATCCGCGCAGGGTCTGCGGCCGCGACAGGTGGATCGCGTCCGGTCCCCAGAACACCAGGATGAGCTGCTGGACGATGATCAGGCCGCCCATGGTGACCAGGATCTGCTTCAGGTGCTGGCCGTAGACCGGCTTGACGACGAGGCGCTCGAAGACATAGCCCGCGCCGCCGGCGACGAGCATGGCGACGAGGATTGCCGGGAACAGGGCGGCGAGATTCAGCCAGACCGAAGCGGCGTCGGTCCAGCCGGACAGGTATCCGAGCACCGTGAACCCGACGAAGGCGCCGATAGCTATGAAGGCCCCGTGGCCGAAATTGATGACGTCCATCAGGCCGAAGACCAGCGTCAGGCCGGACGCCATGAGGAAGATCATCATGCCCATGGCCAGGCCGGCCGCGGTGAGGGTGATCCAGGTCGCCGGGTTGGCGATGGCGACAAGGCCGACGATCGCGAGCGCCGGCACCAGCAGGAGCGGCGCCCAATTGCCGAGCCTTTCGGCGAGGGACGCCTGCTCGATCTTCGGGGCGATGGAGGTGTCGCCGGCTGGCGGGGTGCTCATTGGTGGGCCTCCAGGCTCAGTCCCATGAGTTTCTCCTGCAGGCCGGCGTCGGCGGCGAGCGCGGCCATGTCGCCGGAATGGACGATACGGCCGTCGTCCATGACGGAGACCGTTTGGCCGAGGCTCCTGGCCATGGCGAAATTCTGCTCGACGAGCAGGATCGTGGTGTCGGTCTTGGCGAGTTCGGCGAGTGCTGCCGTCATCGACTTGATGATTGCCGGCGCCAGGCCCTTGGTCGGCTCGTCGATCAGGATCAGGCGGCGCGGCTCGATCACCGCGCGGGCGACCGACAACATCTGCTTCTGCCCGCCGGAGAGGTTGCCGGCCTGCTTGTCCCAGAAGGTCTTGAGCGGCGGAAACAGTGCGAAGATCCAGTCGAGGCGGGCGGACTCCATTGCCCCGCCGGTCGCCGCCAGGATCATGTTCTCGCGCACCGTCAGATCGGTGAAAATGCCCATGTTCTCGGGCACGTAGGCGATGCCGAGGCGGGCGATCGCCGGGGTGTCGAGCCTGGTGATATCGGTTCCGTCGAAGCGGATCGTGCCGGCGGAGGCGCCCCACAGGCCCATGATCGTGCGCAGCGTCGTCGTCTTGCCGGCGCCGTTGCGGCCGAGCATGACCGCGACCCCGCCTTCGGGGACGGTCAGGTCGACGCCCTGCAGGATGTGATACTGGGCGATGTGGGTGTGGACGCCTTCGAGCGTCAGCAGGTCACGCATCGGCCGGCTCCATGCCCAGATAGGCTTCCTGCACGATCGGCGAGGCGATCACCGCCTGCGGATCGCCGTCGGCGACGAGCGCGCCGTTGTGCAGGACGACGATGCGGTCGGCCAGCGACCGGATGACGTCCATCTTGTGCTCGACCAGCAATATGGTGCGGTCGTGATCGGCCTTGAGGCCCTGGATCAGGTCGAGGATCGCGGGAACCTCATCGACACTCATGCCGGCGGTCGGTTCGTCGAACATCAGAACCTGCGGCTTCAAGGCGATCAGCAGGGCGACCTCGAGCTTGCGCTGGTCGCCGTGGGGGAGGGCGGCGACGGTGCGGTCGGCGCTGTCCAGCAGCTTTACCTCGGCCAGGACATGTTCCGCGCGTTCGATCAGCTCGACATGGCTGCCGGCGCGGGAGAAGAGATCGTAGCGACGCCCCGAGACGGCCTGAACGACCAGCCGGACGTTCTCGCGGACGGTCAGGTTCGGAAACAGGTTGGTGAGCTGGAAGGCACGGCCGATGCCGCGCTCGGTGCGCTCGGGCACGGACAAGCGGGTGATGTCCTCGCCGTTCAGCGTCACCCGGCCGGCGCTCGCCCTCAACTGGCCCGAGATCAGGTTGAAATAGGTGGTCTTTCCCGCCCCGTTCGGCCCGACGATCGCGGTCAGGGTGCCGCGCTGGAAGGCGCAGGACACCGAGTCCACCGCGACATGGCCGCCGAAGCGGATCGTCAGGTCCGTCGTTTCGAGTACCGGATGTTCGGTCATGGCCGTTCGTCTGTCGGCATAGTGCCGATCGCTTCCCGATCCCCGCTTTCGCGGGGATGAGCGGGCTAAGGACAGGTTCGCTACTCGCCGCTCGTTCCCGCTAAAGCGGGGATCGGCCTGCCGGACAAATGCGCCGGGCGGTGGGTATTTGGCAGCCGCCCGGCCGGTTTCAGGTCACTGGTTGCGGACCGGTATGTCCATGTCCTCGATCGTCAGCTCCTTGACGAGCTCGGGGATACCCCACTCGACGTCCGGGTCGACCTTGATCTTGAAGTGATACATGGACTGGAGTGCCTGATGGTCCTCCGGGCGGAACATCATCTTGCCCTTCGGAGTCGCGAACTCCATGCCTTCCATGGTCGCGATCAGGTCTTCAGTGTCGGTCGAGCCGGCCTTCTTGATGGCCTCGACGACCGCGATGCCCGCCGCCATGCCACCGGCGGTGAAGAAGTCCGGGGGCTCGTTGAAACGGGCCTGATGCTCCTTGACCAGCCAGTCGTTGATCTGGTTCTTCGGGATCTCGTAGTAGTAGTAGGTCGCGCCTTCCATGCCGGGCAGCGCCTTGAACGCCTTCATGGCCGCCAGGATGTTGCCGCCCGTCGCGATCTCCACTCCGAAGCGGGAGGGATCCATCGCCTGGATCTTGCCGATGGGGTTGTTGCCGCCGGCCCAGATCACGAACAGGAACTTGCGCCCGTCCTGGTCCTTCATGGCATCGAAGATGCGCTGGGCGCTCGCCGTGAAGTCCTGGGTATCGGTCGGCACGTATTCCTCGAAGACGAGTTCGGCGCCCGTGCTCTTGAGCGCTTCCTTGAAGGCGGCGACGCCGTCGCGCCCGAAGGCGTAGTCCTGGGCGAGCGTCGCGATCTTCACGCCGGGCTTGCCGAGTGCCACCGCGTTGGAGATCGCGTCCTGCGAGGAGTTGCGGCCGGTGCGGAAGATGTAGCGG
This is a stretch of genomic DNA from Microbaculum marinisediminis. It encodes these proteins:
- a CDS encoding enoyl-CoA hydratase/isomerase family protein is translated as MRAALVTIDIADGVATVTLDRPERHNALIPELLEDLRWAIAEARKHDVFALVLAGAGQSFSTGGDIGGFLASCETSGGIGAYAERIVGLLNAAILDLLDFPFPVVARLNGPVTGGSIGLVLAGDIVLMSEAAFLQSYYVEVGFAPDGGWTAMLPERIGPARAVAIQALNRRIEAPEALALGLASEVVAEDALDAAVSRTIETLRTKERHSLSATRRLVWDEARRAAIAARLEAEKDTFCALVGRPDVANRMRAFVDRR
- a CDS encoding AMP-binding protein; translation: MLHVTDMTAKRAELTPDHVAFVDDETGRELTFAAVNERAERLARGLLSLGAREGDRIGILCHNRPDFFVFLFACQKARLILVPLNWRQPPAELLPLVEQADITILAVDGAFQAVADALAKARKLLRLGMEPDVAAEADLETLIAECPAGPLDTRPVSTTDPWYLLYTSGTTGLPKAVIQTPAMAWANTVNYAQAVDLVSTDWSLNFLPLFHTGGINLPTLPLFLMGGRSRILRKFDAGDVLDLVDRGEVTSFFGVPAIYQAMALHERFADTDFSAVRSFACGGAPLPEPLIRTFAARGGLVCNGMGMTETGPTVFLNDRAHAESKIGSVGKPQMLAETRIVAADGAVIDGAGEGELQIRGPGVTPGYRGNREATEAAFTEDGWLKTGDVARRDADGYYFIVDRIKDMYISGGENVYPAEVERVLVAFDGVLEAAVIGVADERWGEVGEAFLIARPDMDIDVEALPAWCREQLAAYKIPKRYHVVADMPRTAAGKIQKHMLRKLVP
- a CDS encoding MaoC/PaaZ C-terminal domain-containing protein; translation: MTTTASAVTEVWTPRQADFDRFADLSGDDNPIHVDPEFSARTRFGRTVSHGMLLYSRVWALIRRHWPEAEHAGQALMFPAPSYADEPLVITIAPTRDDPARLTITIARQADGEVTLQGECRLRKEAV
- a CDS encoding phosphate acetyltransferase, with translation MLERGQTASVTRTYRSGDRAVFAALAGHDGALPSHVPGPLIGALFSYLLGVELPGFGTNYLKQEMRFLRPAPYDEPLTARVTVTKLRPEKHLVDLETVCETADGTRLCEGRALVYVEDVGA
- a CDS encoding c-type cytochrome encodes the protein MKHPIATFCVLAAIFAACTLSPVAAQAGDLLVKPRNPKTIYRAQDGVYEPRKLKYRVSTTAGKRTWVLRSRKTMFTGTPPSGKARKRAKRVVVTPNDARIGALAPGIYDLRLVWRAKGRGNKRVKRNVSLVVEGDAAAGLSYFTNSCSGCHDIGVNKNGPRLGGVYGRKAGTVPGFSYSDALVAYGEVWEERTLNAWLKNPQKLVPGANMYVLVTDPVDRMNLIAYLKSVSP
- a CDS encoding alpha/beta fold hydrolase; its protein translation is MSGDMHVIEAGEGRPLLCLHGWSCHGGFFGPQVEAFRSVARVVTPDLPGHGRTGRDGPALTIEAAADAVAGYIAERGFENVIIVGWSMGAHVAYAMIKRHGTSRLAGLVAIDMTPKVLNDDAWHLGLSDGLDAARNVGVRKSIEHHWPEIAPRIAKRIFARGLPADRDLLAFAEQQIAAADPAMLAPMWASLTAQDFRDTIGHIDIPVLLAHGARSALYGSDVARWQRDRLQNGRLVEFPRSGHAPHLEEPAAFRAMLSDFMG
- a CDS encoding branched-chain amino acid ABC transporter permease, which translates into the protein MLANLLSGDTPRSRVLTIVLLVIFVSLLLAPFLFPGTRSLETAARICIFVVLVASYDLLLGYTGIVSFAHTMFFGIGAYGAAIALNHLGASFGSILVGAIAGSLVAAGLAFLIGLFSLRVKAIFFAMVTLAVASAFLVLVSQLSGLTGGEDGLNYKIPRELTPAFKLLDDRLFGVRVDGKLLAYYFVFFVSLALFLLMLRFVNSPFGRVLQAVRENAFRAEAIGYRVVTYRTLATVLSAMIAALAGVLLAVWLRYTGPATTLSLEIMVDILLMVVIGGMGTMYGAVIGATIFILAQTYLHELMAVASDATAPIPLLSALLSPDRWLLWLGLLFVLSVYFFPAGIVGRLRGAESQSAK
- a CDS encoding branched-chain amino acid ABC transporter permease encodes the protein MSTPPAGDTSIAPKIEQASLAERLGNWAPLLLVPALAIVGLVAIANPATWITLTAAGLAMGMMIFLMASGLTLVFGLMDVINFGHGAFIAIGAFVGFTVLGYLSGWTDAASVWLNLAALFPAILVAMLVAGGAGYVFERLVVKPVYGQHLKQILVTMGGLIIVQQLILVFWGPDAIHLSRPQTLRGSVVIGEAAIEKYRLVAVVIGLAVFVCMRLALNRTKVGLLVRAGVENGEMVEALGYRIQRLFLAVFIVGSALAGLGGVMWGLYQETITAHMGSEIMVLVFIVVIIGGLGSVEGCFIGALLVGLLSNYVAFLSPKVALVSTIALMVVVLMWRPQGLYPVVKAK
- a CDS encoding ABC transporter ATP-binding protein, which encodes MRDLLTLEGVHTHIAQYHILQGVDLTVPEGGVAVMLGRNGAGKTTTLRTIMGLWGASAGTIRFDGTDITRLDTPAIARLGIAYVPENMGIFTDLTVRENMILAATGGAMESARLDWIFALFPPLKTFWDKQAGNLSGGQKQMLSVARAVIEPRRLILIDEPTKGLAPAIIKSMTAALAELAKTDTTILLVEQNFAMARSLGQTVSVMDDGRIVHSGDMAALAADAGLQEKLMGLSLEAHQ
- a CDS encoding ABC transporter ATP-binding protein encodes the protein MTEHPVLETTDLTIRFGGHVAVDSVSCAFQRGTLTAIVGPNGAGKTTYFNLISGQLRASAGRVTLNGEDITRLSVPERTERGIGRAFQLTNLFPNLTVRENVRLVVQAVSGRRYDLFSRAGSHVELIERAEHVLAEVKLLDSADRTVAALPHGDQRKLEVALLIALKPQVLMFDEPTAGMSVDEVPAILDLIQGLKADHDRTILLVEHKMDVIRSLADRIVVLHNGALVADGDPQAVIASPIVQEAYLGMEPADA
- a CDS encoding substrate-binding domain-containing protein, with product MGTFRSAALAALTLTIGGLTIGGGLFTAQAADDIVIAHVYGKTGPLEAYAKQSHTGLMMGLEYATNGTMEIDGKKIVVIEKDTQLKPDIGKAALAEAFGDDDAVLAVGPVSSGVALAMAPVAEEYEKILLVEPAVADSITGENWNRYIFRTGRNSSQDAISNAVALGKPGVKIATLAQDYAFGRDGVAAFKEALKSTGAELVFEEYVPTDTQDFTASAQRIFDAMKDQDGRKFLFVIWAGGNNPIGKIQAMDPSRFGVEIATGGNILAAMKAFKALPGMEGATYYYYEIPKNQINDWLVKEHQARFNEPPDFFTAGGMAAGIAVVEAIKKAGSTDTEDLIATMEGMEFATPKGKMMFRPEDHQALQSMYHFKIKVDPDVEWGIPELVKELTIEDMDIPVRNQ